The sequence TTCAGGCGCTGCTTGCGCTCGCTGGAGCGGCGCATCAGCTGCCCCAGCAGCATCGCACCGGCGGAGAGCGCCATGACGCCCATCGCCAGATACATGAAGACGCCGTTCCCGCCGCCGGGGCGCAGGAACATCAGCATCATCGACACCGACATCAGTGCCATCGGCAAATAGGTCCATATCGCCGAGGTGTCGGGGACGCTCTCGGCGAGGACCGGTGGCTCCTGAAGGGTCAATTGCCCCTCGGGCATCTGCGGTCCGCGTCTGCGGGCCGGCCGGCGAAACAGCACGACACTCAAGGAACAGAACCTCCGGTTTTACTGGCTTTCCGGCCCGCACCGAATACCGGCCCACCCGGTAGTGGGAAAGACCGCATCGAGACCATTCTCCGGGTCCCGCGTGTCGCGGCGAACGCGGGGTGAATGTTTCGAGCGGATAGCGGGGACGGTCAACTCCCGTGATGGACAACTCCATACCGGACAATGAGTCCGGTCCGCAGCGCGATCCGGCGGGCGTAGGCAGTAGTCTGCATTCACGGAACGCGACCTGTCCACGCGGGAGGGGCGGTCGCTGGCCACGCGGACGTAATTCACCGGCCCGGCACCCCCGTTCCTGGCCGTGCGCGGACCTTCCGTACTCTTCGCACATCCCCGCTCCCGGGGAAGTCCTCCTGCCAAAGCCCCCACGGAAGACGAGAGTTCTGCTGATGACCGACAGCGCGGTGGCCGAACTGTGCCGCCTGACCGTACGTGCGCCGAGCGTCTCCGTCGATCTGGCCGTGCCGGCCGACGTGCCGGTCGCCGATCTCCTGCCCACGCTGCTGCGCTATGTCGGCGAGGAGGCCGAGGAAGCCGGGCTCGACCACGCCGGCTGGGTGCTCCAGCAGCTCGGAGACGCACCACTCGACGAGGAGACCACCCTCGCCCGCGCCGGGCTCTCCGACGGCGCCGTGCTCTACCTGCGCCCGCACACCGAGGCGTTGCCCGAGGCCAGGCTCGACGACCTGGTGGACGGGATAGCCGACACCGCGGGCCGGCGCCTGAACACCTGGCACCCCGGAGCGGCCCGCGGACTCCTGGTGGGCGCCGCCGCGGCGACCGTGGTGGCCGCTCTCGCGCTGGTGATCTGGCCCGGGACCAGCGGGTCCACTCCCGTCACCTACGCGGCCGTCACCGGGATGCTGCTGCTCGCCGGCGCGGGCTCGGCCAGCCGCGCCGTCGGCGACCGTCTCTCCGCCACCGCGCTCGGCGTGCTGGTCGCGCCCTGCCTGGCGCTGGCCGGCTGGCTGCTGCCCGGCGGCGACCTGACCGGTCCGGACGCGCGGCAGGTCGTGGGCGCCCGGCTGCTGGCGGCGGGCGCCGCGGGTGCGGGCGGCGCGGTCCTCGCGCTCGCCGCCACCGCGGTCGGCGCCCCCGCCCTCTTCGCGACCGCGCTGGTCTCGGTGGCCGGCGCGATCGCCGGCGGCCTGATCGGGTACACCGGCCTGGCCGTACAGGCCTCCGTGGCACTGGTCGCGACCGTGGTCGCGCTCGCCGCCGGAGCCGTGGCACCGTTCGCCTTCAAGCTGGCCGGGATGCGGCTGCCCTCGCTGCCGTCCTCCGCCGCCCAGCTCCAGGAGGGCATCGAGCCCTACGCGGGCGACGAGGTCGCCGAGCGCACCATGCTGGCCGGGCGCTGGGTCACCGCGCTCTTCGCCTCCACCGGCATCATCTGTGTGGCCGCCCTGGTCGTCCTCACCGAGCACCCGAACCTGCCCGAGGTGCTGACCGCCGTCGGGCTGACCCTGCTGCTGCTTCTGCACTGCCGGGGTCTCGTGCACATCTCGCAGCGGCTGACCCTGGCCGTACCCGGCGTCCTGGGCCTGCTGCTGCTCGCCCGCGCCTGGGCCGTGGACCACGACGGCACCGGACGCGCGGTCGTCTTCGCGGTGCTGCTCGCCGCCGCGGCCGCACTCGTGATCGCGGCCTGGACGGTGCCCGGCCGCCGCGTGCTGCCGTACTGGGGCCGTGCGGCGGAACTGGCGCACACCGGCTTCGCGGTGGCCCTGCTGCCCTTCGCCCTCTGGGCGGCGGGGCTCTTCGGCTGGCTGCGCGGCCTGTTCGGCTGAGCACGTCCGCACGCCCGGCATGGAGAAGGAGTTGAGGAGAGGCCGTGCAGTCCAAGCGAGACCAGGTACACGCCCACAGTTTCATGATGGGCAGGCTCAGTTCGGGCCTGCTGATGGCCGACCCGGACGCCCCGGAGAGCCCGCTCGGGCGCACCACCCGCGGTGTGGTCTTCGGCGTACTGGTGACCGTCCTGATCGGCGCGGGCGCCACCGTATACGGCCTGCTGCGCCCCGGCGGGAACGACGGCTGGCGCGACGGTGAGCACCTGGTGGTCAACCGTGACACCGGTGCCCGATATCTGTGGACCGGCACCGACGGCGTACTGCACCCGGTGCGCAACTACGCCTCGGCGCGGCTGATCGGCGGCTCCGACCTGGCGACCGCGGACGTCCACACCCCCTCGTTGCAGGGCGTCCCGGTGGGCACCCCGGTCGGCATCCCCGGCGCCCCGGACGCCGTACCGACGGCCGGCCAGCTCGACGACGGCGCCTGGCACATGTGCGTCACCGGGCCGGAGGGGGCGCTGCCCAACACCTCCGGTGTCGTGGCGACCACCGGCGTGGACAAGCCCGGAGCCACCACCGTGACGGCCGGGACGCCGCTGGACTCCCGCGGCATCGGCCGCGACCGCGGTGTGCTGGTGAGCGGCCCGGACGACACCGAGTACCTGGTGTGGCGGGGCAGCAGGCTCCCGCTGGACCGCGACTCCGACGCCCGCAACGCCCTCGGCTACGGCTCCCAGGATCCGATGCCGGTCTCGGCGGCCTTCCTCGACGCGCTGGCACCCGGCCCCGCCCTCAAGCCGCCCGCGGTCCCGGGGCGCGGCGACAAGGGCCCCGAGCTCGGCGGTGAGGCGAGCCGCGTAGGCCAGTTGTTCAAGGTCAGCGTGCCCGGCGGCGGCAGTACCTACCAACTGCTGCGCGAGGACGGCCTGGTGCCGCTGACCCGGCTCGGCGCCGCCCTGGTGCTGGGCGACCCGGCCACCCAGAAGGACGCCTACCAGGGGCAGTCGCCCGAGGTGCGCACGGTCGGCGCGGACGCGCTGCGCGAGCACCGGGCGAAGGACGCGGACTCCGCCGCGTCCGCCGAGCTGCCGGACGCGCCGCCTCTCCCGCAGTCCGCGGAGCGCGGCACCGCGCTCTGCGCCCAGGTCGACGGCGACCACGGCGGCGTACGGATCAGGTCGGTGCTGGTGCCGCTGACCCAGCTCACCCCGGTCGCGGTGTCGGCGGGCACCGCCCAGCCGCTGGAGCCCGCCTGTGTGCCCACGGAGGCCACGGTGGTACGCCCCGGGCACGGCGCCCTGGTCCGTGCCCTGCACGCGAGCGGTGCCGCGCACGCCGGGACCACCTATCTGGTGGCGGAGAACGGCGTGAAGTACCGCCTCTCCGCGAAGGATTCACTGGCCGCGCTCGGGTACGAGGCCGGGGACATCGGCTCGGTCCCGGCACCGTTGCTCGCCGCCTTCCCGACCGGCGCGGACCTCGACCCGGCCGCCGCCGCAGGGGTCACCGAGCCCAAGGCGACGGCCCCGGAGTGCGGTCCCGCCGCTCGGCCGGACAGGAGCGGAGACTCCGAAAAGGTCGACAAGCCGGGCGAGTTGGACAAGCCGGAAACGAGCGACAAGGTGGATGCGGCGGGCACCGTTCCGCAGAGCTGACACCGTATGGCGATTCCGGCAAGGAACGCATATTGCGTCAAGAAAAGGAAAAAGAAAGGAGCGGGCGCGGGGAAACGTGGAACCGAACTCCGCGCCGACGGCGTGAAGTCGATGGAGGGCCGCGGTCGGATACGAGGGAGAAACCTCAGAAGAAGCTCAAATATTCCGGCCGACCGCACTCGTGGAATCCCGCGGGTGCGCGCACAAAGCCGGGAGTGATGCTTCTCCGTGACCGTTCGGTCTCTTCGGGTGCCCGTTTTCCGCCCGCTTCGCGTGTTACCCGTCGGTCGGTTCACGTCCCGCATCCCGGCCGTGCACGCGCATGCGTTCATCCAGCTGCAACGTTCGCACAACTCCGTTGCCATACAGGCGAATTCTACCGAACAGGCTGTTACTCACATCTTGCCTGCACGCGTTGCGCGGAACCCTGTTTTCTCTTTAGCCTCAGCGGGCAACGGTGCGTGAGACGCGCCTGAACGAAGGGAGCGTGACATGGCGGACAGCGCCGCAAGGAAAGCGGACTATGCCAAGGGCTTGGGGGGCGTCTCCTCTCTGGAGTCGGCCCGCAACCAGGTCGAGAAGACCCAGAACAACGTCGCCGAGATCGCAGCGCGTTCGGGTGTCGGCGGTGACGAGGGCCAGGCACTGCTGAAGCTCTTCCGCAGCTGGAACACCGAGGCGCAGAAGGTCGTCGTCCAGATCAGCACGATGATCGACGCGCTCCAGGAGAACGTGACCTCCGCCAACCGCCTGGCGAAGGAGAACCAGGACCTGACCGAGGTTCTCAACAGCAAGACCAGCCAGGGCGTCTTCGAAGCACTGAGCTGAACCACCCGCGGTACCGGCTCCCTTCGGTGGAGCCGGGCTTCGTGAGCTTCCCGGGCCAGGCGCCCGGCCTTCGAGAGGAGACGTCATGGCCGACGGCATCATCGATGTGCAGTACCCCAAGGTCCAGCAGGCCATCGAGGAATTGATGGAGCAGACCCAGGTGATCATCACCACCCTCAACACCCTGGAGGACGAGCTCAAGCCGCTCGTCAGTACCTGGGAGGGTGCGGACCAGGAGCAGTACCGCGTGGTCCAGGCGGAGTGGGACAACGCCACCAAGAACATGGCCAAGCTCCTCGGCGACAACGGCGAGCTGATCCGGACCATCCACGACAACCACTCCCGTGACGAGCGCAAGAGCGCCGACAACTGGGGCAACGTACGGGCCCGTTAGGACCATGTACGGCGCCCGGCCGGAGCTTCCCCTCGGCCGTCCTGAGGGTCGGGCCGGGCGCGTCGTGTGTGTGATCGATGGCCGGTTCGGCGGACCCGGAACACGGGTCCGCCGAACCGGCCGCCGTCCGTACACACCGAGCCAACGGGCCGTCCCGCACAGCCGTCCGGCACGCACGGAGTCGCGTCAGAAGCCCCCTAGCAGCAGGAGATCGTCCCATGGCCGGTGAAAAGGCCGACGTCAAGCATTTCGACCTCAAGCAGATGGAGAACTTCCGGGACAACGAGGTGCAGCCGGTCTACACCGCAGCGAAGAAGCACCGTGAGGACGGCGACGGGGCCAACATCCGCCCGCTCGGGAAGCTCGTCGACGGGCACACCACCCCGGACAACCTCGACCAGGACAAGCAGCTCCTGCGCATCGGCAAGATGGTCACCGAACCCCTGGTCTCGGGACCGAAGCTGATCGAGGGCGTCCGCACCGCGGCCGAGGCCATCGACAAGCTGCTCGGTGACCAGATGGACCTCTTCAAGGAACTGAAGGAGGCCCTCACGGACACCATCGAGGAAGCCAACAAGACCAAGAACAAGAACCTCGACGCGATCGACGCGCAGACGCTGCTTCAGACGTTCGAAGAGGTCGACACCCTCACCGCGGGTGGTTCGGAAGAAGAAGAGGACTGACCTCCCGCGCTGCCGGCAGCGGCCACGGCCGACCGGCGCGTGCCTGTAAGTGACGCACGCCCGCACCTCCGCACGAAGACGCGGTGTGCGGGCACGGACGACAACCGACCAGAAAGGGCGCCCGGTGGCCGATCGGTACGATCCCAACTCCGGCACAAATCTCGACAAGTTCGACAACGCCGGCGATCCCTCGTCCGACACCTGGGCCACCCTGGTCACGCATATCACCGGCTATCCCGTGCCGGACCGCAACACCATCTTCGACACGCTCCGCTCCGACCACGGCGGCAAGCTCTTCAGGATGGACATCAAGGAGCGCAGTCTCAGCCTGATGGTCAAGGACTCCGGGTTCCTGACCAACTCCGGCGAGGACTACGACATCTTCTTCTTCGACGGCGGGAAGAAGACGAAGATCATGCAGGCCCGGATCGTGTTCGAGGGCCGTGTGAAGGCCGGCGAGGAGATCTACTTCGCCGCGCCGGGCTCCGACGACGTCAATAACGCCCAGGTCCGTGAGGGCAACGAGTTCACGGACTACAACAAGGACAAGATGTCCACCATCCCGCTCGCCCGGTACATGAACGGGCCGCGGACGGCGCTCATGGAACTGCTGAAGGGCGGCACCCAGAACGCCCGGTTCAGCAACCTGGGCGTGGGCGGCAGCGACGCGGTGGACCTGAAGTCCTTCGACTCGACGGGCGAGTCCTTCGACTACGCCGCCAAGTTCTTCCGGGACCACCAGGTGGTCCTGAAGGACTGGGAGGACCGTTTCAGCAAGGACGACGCCAGCTGGAAGGGCGAGGCCGCGGAAGTCTTCCGCAGCCTGCTGAAGAAGATCCGCGAGAACTACGACGCCTACATCGAGACCTTCGACTCCTCGGCCGGCACCGGCGACGAGACCGGCACCGGCAACACGGTGTACTCGCGGGCCCTGTCCCTGGGCCGCAAGTACCTGGAGGACGCCGCCAAGAGCCTGCTGGACGCCTGGCTCACCTGGGCCAAGTCCCCGTACTACGACCCGCTGCAGGTGCTGCGCTACGTCTTGGACGACCTCGCCCAGTGGGTGGACGCGAACAACGTCGCCAAGACGAACATCACCTCCACCACCACCCGCTACTCCACGACCGTCAGGCACAGCCCGCAGGCCGGCTTCCTGCAGTCGCACCCCGACTACGGCGACCTGACCGACATCGCCAACTGGGCCAAGGTCGGTGACGCGGCGGTCAAGATCTGGAACCAGGGCGTCGCCGAGTACCTCGGCAAGCCCGCGGCCACGGTGCAGTCCAACCTGAACAACCACTTCCTCGACCTCGGCGAGGACTTCGCGGACAACGTGCCCAAGCCGAAGTCGACCAGCACGGCCTCGGAGGAGTACGAGGAGAAGAAGGCCGAGGAGGAGAAGGAGGAGATCAAGAAGCAGAACGAGGAGAACAAGAAGTACCAGGACGAGCTGCGGGAGGAGCAGAACCGGCAGCGCGAGGAGGACAAGAAGTACCAGGAGGAGCTGCGCGCGGAGCAGGAGCGCCAGCGTGAGGAGGACAAGAAGTACCAGGACGAGCTGCGGGAGGAGGCGAACCAGCAGCGCGAGGAGGACAAGAAGTACCAGGACGAACTCCGCAACGAACAGAAGGCGGAGCAGGAGGAGGCCAAGCGCGAGGCCGAGGAACTGCGCAACGAGCAGAACCAGCAGCGCGACGAGGACAAGAAGTACGCGGACGAGCTCCGCGAGGAGCAGAAGCGCGAGCAGGAAGAGGCCAAGCGCGAGGCCGAGGAGCAGGCCAAGGCCGTGGAGGAGAGCCTCACAGGCCTCAACGACCCCAACGCGGTCAACGAGCAGAACCTCGACGGCCTCGACGACCTGCTGAACCAGAACAACCCGGTCACCACCGAGAGCCTCGGCGACCTCGGAGACATCAACGGCGAGGGCCAGGGTTCCCAGAACGACCTGAACAACGACCTGAACGAGGTCAACCAGTCCCTCGGCACCCTCGGCGGGCTGAACTCCGGAGGCGGCGCCCTCAGGACCCCGACCGGCGGGAACACCCAGGCGGACGGCGGCAAGCTCACCACCGACTTCCCGGACGGCACCACCACCTCGTTCGACCCCGACACCGGGACGCTCACGACCACCTCGCCGGACGGCAATGTCACCACGCAGGATCTGGGTGACGGTCTGAAGGTGACGAACCCGGACGGTTCGGTGACGTCGTTGGGTGACGACGGCAAGCTGACGACCACGTTCCCGGACGGTACGACGCAGACCGTCGACCCGTCGACCGGCCAGGCGACCACCACCAACCCGGACGGCACCACCACCACGACCGACCTGGGCAGCCTCACCGACCTCAACGGCACGGCCAACGGCGACGGAGTGCTCGACGGCCCGACCGGCGCCAGCACGCAGCTGAACAACGCGGGCGACCTGACGACCGACTTCCCGGACGGCAGCACCACCTCGTTCGATCCGGACACCGGGACACTCACCAGCACCTCGCCGGACGGCAATGTCACCACGCAGGATCTGGGTGACGGTCTGAAGGTGACGAACCCGGACGGTTCGGTGACGTCGTTGGGTGACGACGGCAAGCTGACGACCACGTTCCCGGACGGTACGACGCAGACCGTCGACCCGTCGACCGGCCAGGCGACCACCGTCGACCCGGACGGCAGGACGACGACGGAGAACCTCGGCAACCTGGGTGATCTCAACAGCCAGAACAACCTGAACGATCTCAACGACCTGAACGACCTGAACGACCTCAACAACGACGTGACCACCGAGTCGCTCGGCGATCTCGGGGACCTCAACGCCGACCAGTCGGCCCTGGAGACCCCGACCGGCGGCGAGGTCCAGCTCGACGACAGCGGCGACTTCCTGACCACGTTCGCGGATGGCGGCTCGTCCACGTTCGACCCGGACAACGGCATGCTCACCACCACCGACGCCGACGGCAACACCCAGACCGTCGACCTCACCCACGGCGCACGGGTCGCCAACCCGGACGGCTCCTTCACCACCCTGGACAACGGCCAGCTGACCACCACCTTCCCGGACGGCAGCAAGCAGGTCATCGACCCGGACACCGGCATCGCCACCGTCACCGACGCGCAGGGCAACACCGAGAAGGTCGACCTGCACGACCTCAACACGTCGAACAACGACAGGTCGAGCATCCTCGACGGACTCGGCGACCTCAACGGCGTCGGAGGAGGGGGCGGGGGCGGCGGAGACGGCACCACCTCCCGCGACGTACCGCTCTCCGAGCTGAACCTCGGCGGCGGCAGTACGGGCCTGGGGTCCACCGGCGGCGGCCTCTCCGGGTCGGACTCCCTGTCCTCGGACCTCAGCTCGTCCGGTGTCGCACCCCTCTCCGACAGCACGACCACCGCGCTCGGCGCCGGCGCCTCGGCCGCCTCGGGCGGAACCCCCGGCGCCCCGGGAACGCCCGGCAGCCCCGGTATGCCGATGGGCGGCGGGGGCGGCATGGGCGGCGGCGCCGAGAAGGGCAACGGCGAGCGGGTGCGCTCCGTCCTGGTCGACGCGGCCGAGGAGAGCGAGCGCCGCAACCGCCGACGCCGCAGCCCGTGGAACCGGCAGGAGGACAGCGACACGTTCCTGGCCCCGGCCTCCCGGGTGAACACCACCGGCGGCGGTGGTGACTCCACCGAGGAGGAGCAGGAGCCGGGCCGCAGGGCCACCAGTTCCGACTACCTGGACGAGGACGTGGACGTGTGGGGCACCGAGGAGGGCGGCACTCCGGCCGTCATCGGGCGGTGAGCACCGTGGCGGCCCGGCGCGGCCACCGCGGAGACCAACGCGACCACCGCCGGGACCAACGCGACCACCGCCGGGACCGGCGCGAACACCGCGGAGAGACGAATCCCACCCGGCCCCGGCTTCCGCGGACGAGCCCTCACCAGGCAAGATCAGCAGAGCAGTTGCCGGATTACGGGCCAGGGCCGGACGCACGGCCCGTACGTCCGGACATACGCGCAGACCTACGGAGAAGGGCGGAGAGGGCGTGACGGAACCGCTGGAGAAGCGCCTGGAGAAGGCGATGGCCGAGCTCCAGGCTGCCCAGGAGGCGGTCGCGCGCACCGAGCGCGAGCTGCGGCAGGCGTCGTTCGCGGTGCTCTCCTCCGACCGTGCGGTCCGCGCCAGCGTGGGCCCGCAGGGTGAGCTGACCGGGATCGAGTTCCTGGAGAACAAGTACCGCGACATGTCCCACCAGGAGCTGTCCGCCAGCGTCCTGGAGGCGGCGAACGCGGCACGCCTGAAGATGAACCGGCATGTGATGAAGGCGATGGCACCCTTCGCCGAACCCAGCAGCAACGTTCCGGAGCTGAAGGGCTTCGAGCTGGACTGGGAGCGCATCTTCGGCCCCGAGGTGCTGCGCGAGGACGACGAGGACACGGCACGCGACGTCGAGGCCGCCCCCGGCTGGCGGGACGCGCTCGGCGAGGACGGGGAGGACTGACCATGGGACAGCGCTACTACGTCGACCCGCAGCGCATCGAGGCCCTGGCGGGGCAGCTTGAGGAGATCGGCGCCCTCACCAGGAGCATGACCGAGGAGTTCTTCGACGAACTGGCCCCCACGGTCAGGTGGCCCGGCACGGAGGGCGAGTTCGCCGAAAAGGCCAAGCCTCAGGAGCAGAAGGAGCGGCAGACCACCAAGGACACCATGATGTCCATCCGTGATGCGCTGGTGGGCATCACGGACGCCACGGTCAGCCAGGTCCGGCTGATGAAGAACACCCGTGACGCCAACATCGAGGACATCGAGCAGAACAACAGGGAAATCGACACCCATGGGCTGGACGGCAACAGCGGCCCGGGCGGGCATGGTCGCCGCTGACCTCCGCACCGAAGGCCGCTCCCGCGTGATGCCGGGAGCGGCCCTTCCGTCCTGCCCGAACGGCGCGCGAGGCGGCCCCCGATGAGCATGATGGCCTCGCCCGAGGTCAACGCTATGCTCTTCATCCTCACCGGCGAGAAGCTCATCGACGCCGACGAGGACCTCGCCTTCGAGAGCCGCCGGCCCTACTCCGGACTCGGCCGGAAGCTCGACAGGGTGTCGTCGCTGATCGAGAAGTCGATCCACGACATCGCCGAGGTCATGCCCGACGACCTCTCCAAGTCGTACGCCAAGGCGATGGGCATGCTCATCGACGACGGCGGCAAGAACTACCTGCGCGAGTTCTCCGACCAGCTCGACAAGATCGCCGAGGGCCGGCGCAAGACCTCCATGGACATCATGGAGTCCAAGTGGCAGGTCATCGCCGAGGTCATCCGGCTGCTCATCGAGATCGCCATCTACCTGGCCATGTCCTTCTTCACCGGCGGCGCCTCCGCCAGCCAGATCATGATGGCCAAGCTGCGCAGCCGGTTCATGATCCTCACCACGCTCACCCATCTGCTCCAGCGGCTGCACCTGGCGCCCTCGCTCACC is a genomic window of Streptomyces sp. NBC_00414 containing:
- a CDS encoding AAWKG family protein (Members of this family are unrelated to eukaryotic Tcp10, although some members contain a repetitive region similar to a C-terminal repeat region of Tcp10.), coding for MADRYDPNSGTNLDKFDNAGDPSSDTWATLVTHITGYPVPDRNTIFDTLRSDHGGKLFRMDIKERSLSLMVKDSGFLTNSGEDYDIFFFDGGKKTKIMQARIVFEGRVKAGEEIYFAAPGSDDVNNAQVREGNEFTDYNKDKMSTIPLARYMNGPRTALMELLKGGTQNARFSNLGVGGSDAVDLKSFDSTGESFDYAAKFFRDHQVVLKDWEDRFSKDDASWKGEAAEVFRSLLKKIRENYDAYIETFDSSAGTGDETGTGNTVYSRALSLGRKYLEDAAKSLLDAWLTWAKSPYYDPLQVLRYVLDDLAQWVDANNVAKTNITSTTTRYSTTVRHSPQAGFLQSHPDYGDLTDIANWAKVGDAAVKIWNQGVAEYLGKPAATVQSNLNNHFLDLGEDFADNVPKPKSTSTASEEYEEKKAEEEKEEIKKQNEENKKYQDELREEQNRQREEDKKYQEELRAEQERQREEDKKYQDELREEANQQREEDKKYQDELRNEQKAEQEEAKREAEELRNEQNQQRDEDKKYADELREEQKREQEEAKREAEEQAKAVEESLTGLNDPNAVNEQNLDGLDDLLNQNNPVTTESLGDLGDINGEGQGSQNDLNNDLNEVNQSLGTLGGLNSGGGALRTPTGGNTQADGGKLTTDFPDGTTTSFDPDTGTLTTTSPDGNVTTQDLGDGLKVTNPDGSVTSLGDDGKLTTTFPDGTTQTVDPSTGQATTTNPDGTTTTTDLGSLTDLNGTANGDGVLDGPTGASTQLNNAGDLTTDFPDGSTTSFDPDTGTLTSTSPDGNVTTQDLGDGLKVTNPDGSVTSLGDDGKLTTTFPDGTTQTVDPSTGQATTVDPDGRTTTENLGNLGDLNSQNNLNDLNDLNDLNDLNNDVTTESLGDLGDLNADQSALETPTGGEVQLDDSGDFLTTFADGGSSTFDPDNGMLTTTDADGNTQTVDLTHGARVANPDGSFTTLDNGQLTTTFPDGSKQVIDPDTGIATVTDAQGNTEKVDLHDLNTSNNDRSSILDGLGDLNGVGGGGGGGGDGTTSRDVPLSELNLGGGSTGLGSTGGGLSGSDSLSSDLSSSGVAPLSDSTTTALGAGASAASGGTPGAPGTPGSPGMPMGGGGGMGGGAEKGNGERVRSVLVDAAEESERRNRRRRSPWNRQEDSDTFLAPASRVNTTGGGGDSTEEEQEPGRRATSSDYLDEDVDVWGTEEGGTPAVIGR
- the eccD gene encoding type VII secretion integral membrane protein EccD is translated as MTDSAVAELCRLTVRAPSVSVDLAVPADVPVADLLPTLLRYVGEEAEEAGLDHAGWVLQQLGDAPLDEETTLARAGLSDGAVLYLRPHTEALPEARLDDLVDGIADTAGRRLNTWHPGAARGLLVGAAAATVVAALALVIWPGTSGSTPVTYAAVTGMLLLAGAGSASRAVGDRLSATALGVLVAPCLALAGWLLPGGDLTGPDARQVVGARLLAAGAAGAGGAVLALAATAVGAPALFATALVSVAGAIAGGLIGYTGLAVQASVALVATVVALAAGAVAPFAFKLAGMRLPSLPSSAAQLQEGIEPYAGDEVAERTMLAGRWVTALFASTGIICVAALVVLTEHPNLPEVLTAVGLTLLLLLHCRGLVHISQRLTLAVPGVLGLLLLARAWAVDHDGTGRAVVFAVLLAAAAALVIAAWTVPGRRVLPYWGRAAELAHTGFAVALLPFALWAAGLFGWLRGLFG
- a CDS encoding YbaB/EbfC family nucleoid-associated protein, which encodes MTEPLEKRLEKAMAELQAAQEAVARTERELRQASFAVLSSDRAVRASVGPQGELTGIEFLENKYRDMSHQELSASVLEAANAARLKMNRHVMKAMAPFAEPSSNVPELKGFELDWERIFGPEVLREDDEDTARDVEAAPGWRDALGEDGED
- a CDS encoding type VII secretion system-associated protein — translated: MAGEKADVKHFDLKQMENFRDNEVQPVYTAAKKHREDGDGANIRPLGKLVDGHTTPDNLDQDKQLLRIGKMVTEPLVSGPKLIEGVRTAAEAIDKLLGDQMDLFKELKEALTDTIEEANKTKNKNLDAIDAQTLLQTFEEVDTLTAGGSEEEED
- the eccB gene encoding type VII secretion protein EccB; protein product: MQSKRDQVHAHSFMMGRLSSGLLMADPDAPESPLGRTTRGVVFGVLVTVLIGAGATVYGLLRPGGNDGWRDGEHLVVNRDTGARYLWTGTDGVLHPVRNYASARLIGGSDLATADVHTPSLQGVPVGTPVGIPGAPDAVPTAGQLDDGAWHMCVTGPEGALPNTSGVVATTGVDKPGATTVTAGTPLDSRGIGRDRGVLVSGPDDTEYLVWRGSRLPLDRDSDARNALGYGSQDPMPVSAAFLDALAPGPALKPPAVPGRGDKGPELGGEASRVGQLFKVSVPGGGSTYQLLREDGLVPLTRLGAALVLGDPATQKDAYQGQSPEVRTVGADALREHRAKDADSAASAELPDAPPLPQSAERGTALCAQVDGDHGGVRIRSVLVPLTQLTPVAVSAGTAQPLEPACVPTEATVVRPGHGALVRALHASGAAHAGTTYLVAENGVKYRLSAKDSLAALGYEAGDIGSVPAPLLAAFPTGADLDPAAAAGVTEPKATAPECGPAARPDRSGDSEKVDKPGELDKPETSDKVDAAGTVPQS
- a CDS encoding WXG100 family type VII secretion target: MADGIIDVQYPKVQQAIEELMEQTQVIITTLNTLEDELKPLVSTWEGADQEQYRVVQAEWDNATKNMAKLLGDNGELIRTIHDNHSRDERKSADNWGNVRAR